In candidate division WOR-3 bacterium, the genomic window GGAGAAGTTATAGACTATTATGGTAATGAAGGGTTAGACCCATCTATTGTAGCTGCGGCAGTTGCAAGTGTATCAGTGGATCTTTCTACTCAAATGAATATTCCAGAGGATTTTTCCATAACTGTTCTTGCAGAAGAAAAAAACCTTTTTATAATTACACAGAAGAACTTTATCTTAGCTGTTTTTACAAAGCCAAGTGTTGACACAGGTAAAATTAGATTCGAAATAAAAAGAGGCGCAAAGGTTATTTCAAAAGAACTTTAAATGGGTAATATTATACTTCTAACGGAAAGTGAAAAAAGAATTGAAAATTATCTCGAAGAAATACTAATTAAAACAGGAGCACAACAAATCTTTCTTGCAGCGAAAAGTGGAGAAGTTCTTGTTTTTTCTGGAGCCAAACCAAAGAAAAAATTGGATTCAATAACAGCTCTTCTTGTTGGAGCTTTTAATGCAACGGAGAAATTAGCCGAGCTTATTAATGAAACCTATTTCACCCAATTCTTTATAAAAGGGAAAAAATGGAATGTTTTGTATCATAATATTGAATCTCAGTTTTTATTGGTGGCTTTATTTAAAGAAGAAACGCTTTTAGGACCAGTAAGAGTGCTTTTAGAGGAACTTGTTCCTAAATTAAAAGAAGAATTGGCTATCTCTAAAAAAGAAAAACCTTTTAAATTTGAGAAATTAGATGGGGAAAAGTTGATGGAAGAGTTATTCAAAAAATGAGAAAAAAATTTCTTATTATATTTTTTATATTCATCTTTTTTATATCTATTTTTATTATTCCAAAGATTATAATAGTGAGAATAGAAGAATTTATAAAAACCCGAACCATTTCTTCACTTCCTAAGGGAAGTTTTATAAAAGAAATAAAGCTGAATAAGTTAAATGGAATAACAGTTGATTCAGTATATATAAAGGATTTTGGTATTATTCCTAAGATAAAAATAAAATATTCTCTTTTAAATATTCCTCGCAGAAGAATAGAAAAAGCGGAGGTCTTTTCTCCTTATTTTTATTTAAAAGAACGCAAAAGAGAAGAAATAAAAAAAATAGAAATTCCAGTTTTTTTTATTAAAAAAATTGAAATAAAAGACGCTAATTTATTTTTTAAAAATCATAAGATTTTGATTAATGGAACAGGAAAAATTCGTTCAAGCTGGAAAAGTAAAGTTGCTTTTGACTTCGAAGAACTATGGGGTAATATTGATGGAACAGCTTTCAGCCTTAAAGGAACTCATTTGTCCTTCGCTGGATATATATCAAATTTAGAAGTTCAAAATTTGAAATTTGGAGACTCGGAATTTCTGATAACCACAGATAAAAAAGGAATAAGAGGAGAAGGGAAACTATACCCAGAAGATTTAAAAGGTTTTTTTGATTTAAAAACCAAAGGGTTTCTGAGAATCTATTTTGGATACGATTCCACAATTACTTTTAATGGGGAATCTTACTTAGAAAGTTTTATGGGATTTAAGTTACCGAAGTTTGTATTTCAAGGGGAGAAAAATTCTATAAATTTAAAAGGAGAAAACTTCTCTGGACATATAAAAATTGAAGAAAATATTTATGGAGTTTTCTTTTTAGAAAATTTTAATCTAGGGGAAATAAACGAGAAATATCCAGAGTCTAAATTATCAGGCTTAATTAATTTTTATTTTTCTGCTAAGGAAAATTTAAAGGTTTCTTCTTCTCTTAAAGGAGAAATAGTTGGAAAACCTCTACAATTTTTTGATCTTATTTTGTTAAAAAAGGGAAATAAAGTTTTTGTAGATAGTTGCATTGGTAGATTTAATGATGGAACATTTTCCCTTTCGGGAAGCTATGGAGACAAAATAGAGGGAGAGGTAAAATTGAGCAAGTTAGACATTTCTCCTATAGCCAAATATTTAGGAGTAAAACTCTCTGGGATTTTAAGTGGTGAAGCATCAATTAATGAGAAAATATATGGAGCGTTTTCTCTGAAAGAACTTGATTACAAGTCTTTATATTTCAAAACCATAGAAGGGAATTTGAATTTAACCCAGAAGAATAAAAAATTCCCAGGGTTAATAAATTTTGTGTTTAAAGATATTTGCTTTAAAGAGGGCAAATTCTTTGAAGTTGGAGAGTCAATCTTAAAGATTGAAGAAAATAGTTTAGATATAAAAGGAACATTTAAGAGCAAAGAGAAAAACCTTGAATTTAAAATTGTCTCAACTCCTTCAATGGTAAGGGTTGAGAGTTTTAATTTTGAATATAGAGACAAATACCTTTTATTAACAGAACCTTTTTTCTTTAATAAGAATACTCCTTTTCTCCTTGAAGA contains:
- a CDS encoding roadblock/LC7 domain-containing protein, with amino-acid sequence MGNIILLTESEKRIENYLEEILIKTGAQQIFLAAKSGEVLVFSGAKPKKKLDSITALLVGAFNATEKLAELINETYFTQFFIKGKKWNVLYHNIESQFLLVALFKEETLLGPVRVLLEELVPKLKEELAISKKEKPFKFEKLDGEKLMEELFKK